The Metabacillus schmidteae genome has a segment encoding these proteins:
- a CDS encoding GNAT family N-acetyltransferase: MNWYEKLNQYFPIEEMKSKKHMEALLQERKDIYHKDEGVNHVLMYAELPDFIFIDYLFVSKDARGEGLGSKLINKLKNKKKPIILEVEPINYEDSDSEKRLKFYQKQGFKHAESIGYERRSLATNEINKLEILYWAPNNASEKTIFEAMQETYTLIHTFKDKELYGESYQPVHEVLTIDEGNNQNIFDELS, translated from the coding sequence ATGAACTGGTATGAAAAGTTAAATCAGTATTTTCCCATTGAAGAAATGAAGTCAAAGAAACATATGGAAGCATTGCTTCAAGAGAGGAAAGATATCTATCATAAGGATGAAGGGGTAAACCATGTCCTAATGTATGCAGAACTTCCTGATTTTATCTTTATTGACTATCTATTCGTTTCAAAAGATGCTCGGGGAGAAGGATTAGGCAGTAAATTAATAAATAAACTCAAAAATAAGAAAAAACCCATCATTCTTGAGGTCGAGCCAATTAATTATGAAGATTCTGATTCAGAAAAACGCTTAAAATTTTATCAAAAACAAGGATTTAAGCATGCTGAATCAATTGGCTATGAAAGACGCTCTCTTGCGACTAATGAAATAAATAAGCTAGAGATTTTATATTGGGCGCCAAATAACGCATCTGAAAAGACGATCTTTGAGGCGATGCAAGAAACATATACCCTTATTCATACATTTAAAGATAAGGAACTATACGGTGAATCCTATCAACCTGTACACGAAGTACTGACAATCGATGAAGGAAATAATCAAAATATTTTCGATGAGCTATCTTAA
- the spxA gene encoding transcriptional regulator SpxA, translated as MVTLYTSPSCTSCRKAKAWLEEHEIAYVERNIFSEPLSIQEIKEILRMTEDGTDEIISTRSKIFQKLNINLETMPLQDLYTLIQENPGLLRRPIIIDEKRLQVGYNEDEIRRFLPRRVRTYQLQEAQRLVN; from the coding sequence ATGGTTACATTGTATACATCACCAAGTTGTACTTCATGTCGTAAAGCTAAAGCATGGTTGGAAGAACACGAAATTGCGTATGTTGAAAGAAATATTTTTTCTGAGCCTTTATCTATACAAGAGATTAAAGAGATTCTTCGAATGACAGAAGATGGAACAGATGAAATTATTTCAACACGATCTAAGATTTTCCAAAAGTTAAATATTAACTTAGAAACAATGCCATTGCAAGATCTATATACGTTGATTCAAGAGAATCCGGGTCTTCTTCGTCGTCCTATTATCATTGACGAAAAAAGATTGCAGGTAGGCTACAACGAAGATGAAATTCGACGTTTCCTTCCGCGTCGTGTTCGTACTTATCAATTACAAGAAGCACAACGTTTAGTTAATTAA
- a CDS encoding TerC family protein: MEHDFLLSLLMIIGIDLVLGADNAVVIAMACRNLPVVQRNKAIIMGTMLAIVIRILITLVAVYLLKIPFLQLIGGVFLLYIAYHLIVGKEEDTKRIKSHQSLWKAVKTIVVADLLMGFDNVLAVAGAAQGHMILVAIGLFISIPIIIWGSKLILVLLTKYPFLIYIGGGLLALTSGKMIIEEPYLQSLYSSYPMIEMSIPYLSVSFILLAGLIYQQISLRRD; the protein is encoded by the coding sequence ATGGAACACGATTTTTTGTTATCACTTCTTATGATCATAGGGATTGATTTAGTCCTTGGAGCAGACAACGCTGTTGTTATTGCTATGGCATGCCGTAACTTACCCGTTGTTCAGCGAAACAAAGCCATCATAATGGGAACGATGCTTGCAATTGTCATTCGGATCCTCATTACTTTAGTTGCCGTGTATTTATTAAAAATCCCTTTCCTGCAACTTATCGGGGGTGTTTTCCTTCTTTATATCGCTTACCACCTCATTGTCGGAAAAGAAGAAGACACGAAGAGGATAAAAAGTCATCAATCATTATGGAAAGCCGTTAAGACAATTGTTGTTGCTGATTTATTAATGGGATTTGATAATGTACTTGCTGTTGCTGGAGCAGCACAGGGGCATATGATATTAGTAGCAATAGGCTTGTTTATTTCCATTCCTATCATCATATGGGGAAGTAAATTAATTCTTGTTTTACTAACAAAATATCCGTTTTTGATCTATATCGGCGGTGGATTACTGGCCCTTACATCAGGAAAGATGATTATTGAAGAACCTTATCTGCAAAGCCTGTATAGCTCTTACCCTATGATTGAGATGAGTATTCCTTATTTATCTGTATCCTTTATTTTATTAGCTGGCCTTATTTATCAACAAATCTCTTTGCGTAGAGACTAG